One genomic segment of Pseudanabaena sp. ABRG5-3 includes these proteins:
- a CDS encoding TrbI/VirB10 family protein: protein MITEVQEPQSVSVTDEIDFARLTGFQPDVTDDAGLAIDDFSEDPDPEQHRTIRGIVGSPFSKIALVGGVGSLGFLLMGLFMNSIMSPSNAKQLTAKSNDEKLALTSTTDPKDAEIAKFKTDLALGSQLSAGKSKTLRPSNLPKSDALASKGDSKDKLEANPVQSADLPTVSPVRNLSAPPLEPIPMRQVMSQPTPVMLPPRNFSASPPESKNPADEWQRLASIGSYGNLAAPTEIPRAIAIAPVATNNVNNPNSAIPPIEKTPLNSLTNYLAQAEKSLPKATPANTLLVGTTAKAALKTSVVFSTDGSRIMGSAPGLVPKFIVTLQEPIATADGKPVIPADAVLIVTARPLDAKSGLAELDVVGIAINGRELIPPPNAITLRGAEGSPLVADKYFDRGSEISGMDVASFITSALAEVGKLTNSPTTTSSISSIGGSATVSTAPPPNYLGAAISGGFGVLSETLNRRSQQAMEDIKTRPNVFFIPAGKELQVFVNQTVTF, encoded by the coding sequence ATGATTACCGAAGTTCAAGAACCACAATCAGTAAGCGTAACCGATGAAATTGACTTTGCTCGGTTAACTGGATTTCAACCCGATGTCACCGATGATGCGGGCTTGGCGATCGATGATTTTAGTGAAGACCCAGATCCAGAGCAACATCGGACGATACGCGGTATTGTTGGTAGTCCTTTTTCTAAGATTGCTTTAGTTGGTGGGGTTGGTTCTCTAGGATTTTTGCTGATGGGGCTATTCATGAATAGCATTATGTCGCCATCTAATGCCAAGCAATTAACGGCTAAATCCAATGATGAAAAGCTTGCCCTAACCTCGACCACCGATCCTAAGGATGCCGAAATTGCCAAGTTTAAAACGGATTTAGCTTTAGGTAGTCAGCTTTCTGCGGGTAAATCAAAAACACTGCGTCCAAGCAATCTACCAAAGTCAGATGCATTGGCTTCTAAAGGTGACTCCAAAGACAAGTTAGAAGCCAATCCTGTACAGTCTGCCGATCTCCCAACCGTCTCACCCGTGAGAAATCTATCGGCTCCGCCCCTTGAGCCAATACCAATGCGACAGGTGATGTCACAGCCTACCCCTGTAATGCTTCCGCCTCGTAACTTTTCTGCTAGTCCCCCTGAATCTAAAAATCCCGCCGATGAATGGCAGAGACTGGCAAGCATTGGCAGTTATGGCAATTTGGCTGCGCCTACGGAAATACCGCGCGCGATCGCGATCGCTCCTGTTGCTACGAATAATGTAAACAATCCCAATTCTGCAATTCCTCCGATTGAGAAGACACCTTTAAATTCACTCACCAACTACCTCGCGCAAGCGGAAAAATCCTTACCAAAAGCTACACCTGCGAATACTTTGCTGGTTGGGACGACAGCCAAAGCCGCTTTAAAAACATCGGTCGTGTTCTCCACCGATGGTAGTCGGATTATGGGTAGCGCTCCTGGACTTGTTCCCAAATTTATTGTCACGCTCCAAGAGCCAATTGCAACGGCGGATGGTAAGCCTGTGATTCCTGCGGATGCGGTTTTAATCGTCACCGCCCGTCCCCTCGATGCTAAATCAGGACTAGCTGAATTGGATGTGGTTGGTATAGCGATTAATGGTCGCGAGTTGATTCCGCCACCTAATGCGATTACCTTGCGTGGTGCAGAAGGTTCGCCTCTAGTCGCGGACAAGTACTTCGATCGCGGGTCAGAAATTAGCGGTATGGATGTGGCGAGCTTCATTACTTCGGCATTAGCGGAAGTTGGCAAACTTACCAACAGTCCCACGACTACTAGCAGCATCTCATCCATTGGCGGTAGTGCCACGGTCAGTACCGCGCCGCCGCCGAACTATCTTGGTGCGGCGATCAGTGGTGGCTTTGGCGTTCTCTCGGAAACTTTGAATCGGCGCAGTCAACAGGCGATGGAGGATATTAAAACCCGTCCTAATGTCTTTTTTATCCCCGCAGGCAAGGAACTGCAAGTGTTTGTCAATCAAACTGTGACTTTCTAG